CGACCGAGTTGAGCGGTTACGACGAAGACACGCGAATCATCGTCGCGCACCTGGCCGGTCAGACACCCGCCGACAAACGGCGCTGGCGTCGCATGATCGAGGCTGACGAACGGGCTCGGCGTGAGGTGGACGAGTAACGCAACGACAGGTCACGCCTCGTCAACTGATCGCGAATGTCCGTAAGTAGACTTTTCTGCAACGGATTGTCGACGACTCTCGGTAGACGTACTCTGCACCAACCGTGCACATCCGGCCGTTCTGGCTCAACGTGCACCGTTGCCTCTGGGGAGGGTCGAATGCTGAGCGTCACGTATGAGGCTGTCAGTCTCGCGCGCGGGAGACTCGCAGACATCGATGAGGACCGCGGGCGTATACGGGTCCGGGTTGCCAAGACTGCGCCCCTCGCGGACGTAGTGCGGCAACTCAACATCGAGATAGACCACTTCCTGTCCACATCGCAGTTGTTCCAGCTGTGGAAGGACGAGATCGTAAGCCGGGCCACCCCCGACTGTTCACTCAGCATCATCCACCTCCTCCACCTTGAGCAGCCCGAGGGCATCGTGGTCCGCGAAAAGCGCGGCATCGTGACCACCCACATCGACCCGGCGCTCACAACGGAGCAGTTCGCGGCAGCCATGAATCCGGCCATCGAGGAGATCCTCGATGGGGGACAGTGGTTCCAGATGTACGCCGGGGAGATCATCGACATGTCCCCGGAGGAGCTCACTGAAGTCTGAGGGAGGGCCATGCCGGGCTACATCGAAGACCGCTGGCTGAAGAAGGGCCCGGACGGCAAGCGCAACGTCCGCACCGATCTCTACGGCGTCGGCAAGCGCTACAAGGTGGCAGGGATCCCCGGCGTGCGGGCCCGCTCGTTCCCCGACAAGCAGAAGAAGGCCGCCGAAGACTGGCTAGCGAAAGCCAAGACTGACAGTACGGCCGGCGAGTTCGTCGATCCGCGTGACGGCAACATGCTGTTGCGCGAGTACATCGAAAAGCATTGGTGGCCATCGCGTACCGGGGACCCCTCGACGCTTGAAGGGCTCAGCAGGAGGGTCCGCAACCAGATCCTCCCCTACCTCGGGGCGCAGCCGCTGCGGCAGATCAAGGTCGACAGCCTGCGGATGTGGCTCAAAGACCTCGAGGGCGTCATCTCGCCCGGAACCGCGGTCGTCGTGTGGGGCAACCTGAAGAACATCCTCGACTGCGCCGTCGATGACGAGCGCATCCGCAAGAACCCCTGCCGGGCCAAGACCATCAAAGCGCCGACGAAGCCGCCCACCATGGCGCGCGCCTGGACGCGCGAGCGGGTCGCAGCCGTACAAGCCGCGCTCCCTTCGCAGTATCAGATCCTCGTCGACATCGGCGCCGGGGCCGGTCTTCGGCATGGTGAAGCCCTGGCCCTCTCGGACGACGACATCGACTTCGAGGACGGCGTCATCCGCGTCCGCCGCCAGATCCGGCCCGTCTTCGGGAAGCTGGTCTTCTCGCTGCCCAAGGGCAACAAGACCCGCATTGTTCCGATGCCCGACCATCTCGCTGCCCGGATCGCCGAGCACATGGCCGCCTACCCGCCGCGTGAGGTGACGCTGCCATGGAAGGACCCGCGCCCCCCACAGACCAAGGTGGAGGAGAAGGAGCGTC
This portion of the Streptomyces canus genome encodes:
- a CDS encoding tyrosine-type recombinase/integrase yields the protein MPGYIEDRWLKKGPDGKRNVRTDLYGVGKRYKVAGIPGVRARSFPDKQKKAAEDWLAKAKTDSTAGEFVDPRDGNMLLREYIEKHWWPSRTGDPSTLEGLSRRVRNQILPYLGAQPLRQIKVDSLRMWLKDLEGVISPGTAVVVWGNLKNILDCAVDDERIRKNPCRAKTIKAPTKPPTMARAWTRERVAAVQAALPSQYQILVDIGAGAGLRHGEALALSDDDIDFEDGVIRVRRQIRPVFGKLVFSLPKGNKTRIVPMPDHLAARIAEHMAAYPPREVTLPWKDPRPPQTKVEEKERRPQTHRLLVTNSRHAAVRVNMWNHNYWKRALAAAGVIPEPTKRQRKKGSGYELVYGPGHEYGFHCLRHTYASVQLDSRENPVAVSKWLGHADAAITLRVYGHFLPDADGRGRQAMDTWFASSPPTSAPSSLDAPCGKITDVGEADSASPAEVDEGRAHGSEMASDLGEHAA